A section of the Jaculus jaculus isolate mJacJac1 chromosome 6, mJacJac1.mat.Y.cur, whole genome shotgun sequence genome encodes:
- the LOC105943993 gene encoding apolipoprotein L6-like: MAPEQQGTHTIPAPNGRPAADTVLDAETTARAECPSMPAGAALQAPTSSLFSHTPCLTELAAVLKCYDDIDSGTCLLAAGLQSHFLAGDVLFVYLNIFIRISENHLTRKDVDWEREKMPGKQAATECKAGGDAKRGKKCNTQGEDMELQDGDLSAEEREFLEQFSKWKKDQEVAIKQLYALAEDIDANHKKMVKSNVVTSSAAVASGVMSLLGLALAPATLGASTMLTVAGSGLGAAAGVTRIVTDVWETYRNRKAQAQASTLLPTTDQELEDTGGKKTSYVTNIGQIIHNCGSAVDTIRKHTRALRLARAHPHLATSARRLMTTGQVSTRSARQVQKAFTGTALAMTKEALLWRGLMSIGFLCSNIAALSEEWKQLKEGTRAELAEELRAYARELEELVGECTQYYKQLRNKKMLHERKQMQGLRRWLSG, translated from the exons ATGGCACCTGAGCAGCAAGGGACCCACACCATCCCAGCACCGAACGGCAGGCCTGCAGCAGACACTGTTCTGGATGCGGAGACCACGGCCCGAGCTGAATGCCCGAGCATGCCGGCCGGGGCTGCCCTCCAGGCCCCCacatcctccctcttctctcac ACTCCTTGCCTGACCGAGTTAGCTGCGGTCCTTAAATGCTACGATGACATTGACTCTGGGACGTGTCTGTTGGCCGCTGGCTTACAGAGCCACTTCCTCGCGGGTGATGTTTTATTTGTatacttaaacatttttattaggaTAAGTG AAAACCATCTGACCCGCAAGGACGTGGATTGGGAGCGGGAGAAAATGCCAGGCAAGCAGGCGGCGACGGAATGCAAGGCTGGAGGTGACGCAAAGAG AGGGAAGAAGTGCAATACTCAGGGTGAAGACATGGAGCTACAAGACGGAGATCTGTCAGCTGAAGAAAGAGAATTTTTAGAACAGTTCTCTAAGTGGAAAAAGGATCAAGAGGTGGCCATTAAACAACTCTATGCCCTTGCAGAAGACATTGATGCAAACCATAAGAAAATGGTCAAGTCTAACGTGGTGACTAGTTCTGCTGCCGTGGCCTCTGGGGTCATGAGCCTCCTGGGCTTAGCCCTGGCTCCAGCCACTCTAGGAGCAAGCACGATGCTCACAGTGGCTGGCAGTGGTTTGGGCGCAGCAGCTGGGGTCACCAGAATTGTGACCGATGTGTGGGAAACATACCGCAATAGAAAAGCCCAAGCTCAGGCCAGCACCCTACTGCCCACTACTGACCAAGAGCTTGAAGATACTGGGGGAAAGAAAACATCCTATGTCACCAACATTGGCCAGATCATCCACAATTGCGGGAGCGCCGTGGACACCATCAGGAAGCACACCCGAGCTTTGCGGCTAGCCAGAGCCCACCCGCACTTGGCCACATCTGCCAGGCGCCTCATGACCACTGGCCAAGTGTCAACCCGAAGCGCCAGGCAGGTGCAAAAGGCTTTCACGGGCACAGCCCTGGCCATGACAAAGGAGGCCCTCTTGTGGAGAGGACTGATGTCAATCGGCTTCCTTTGCAGCAACATAGCTGCTCTCTCTGAGGAGTGGAAACAGCTGAAGGAAGGCACGAGGGCCGAGCTTGCAGAAGAGCTGCGGGCTTATGCgcgggagctggaggagctggtggGGGAATGCACCCAGTACTACAAGCAGCTGCGGAACAAG